The nucleotide sequence GTTCTCCCATCTCCTTTCCAAACCATAGCAAATTTTCCTACTGCTCGCGGGGAAGAAAGTATTATCTTCCCTTCAACTGGAGGTTTTATCACTAGACCCTCAGATAGGCAAGGCTCTACAATAAAATTCATGAATTTACAATCTTCAGTGCTTACTACTGAATATAACTTAATTGGAGACCTCCATATAGGAGAATATTTAAAAATAGATCTCATAAAGTTGTATATATCTTCACCTACGCTTACTATCTCCCCCTTGTCTATACCATCTTTTACAGTAACATCTGCAGGTGACCTAATAATATCCATAAAAAAACGCTCCGCTATTTGCGGAGTTTGTTGAACTATCTCGAAGCCATTCTTTAAAAAGAGGTAAGTAAGAGCAGTAGCATAAATGCCTCTAATTCTGACTCTCATGTATTAATTTATTAAATACATACTTTAAAATTCCACCCTGTTTAATGTACTCTAGCTCTACGTTGGTATCAACTCTAGCTAATCCTTGTACTTCAACTTTACTACCATCCTGTTTTATGAACTCCACCTTAACCTTAGATTTCGGCTTCAAATCCTTCAGATATACATTTACTATCTCATCTCCCTTAATACCTAAACTCTTCCAGTCTGGTATTTCTATTGGCACAACACCCATAGCCACTAGGTTACTTCTGTGGATTCTCTCAAAACTCTCAGCCAGTACAGCCTTAACCCCTAGTAATGCAGTTACCTTAGCAGCCCAATCTCTTGAACTTCCAGATCCATATTGTTTACCTGCAACTATGACTAAAGGAACACCTTCCTTCTTATACTGTTGTGAGGCTTCGTAAACACTCATTACTTTACCATCAGGGAAGTGTTTAGTAAAACCGCCTTGAACATCTACTAGTAAATTCTTCAACTTAGAGTTTGCAAATCCCCCTCTAAGCATAACCTCATGGTCTCCTCTTCTAGCTCCGTATGTGTTAAGATCCTGTTCACCTAATTCTGAAAGATATTTTCCTGCAACGGAATCCTTGTCGATTGGACCGGCTGGTGATATATGATCTGTTGTAATTTTATCGCCTAAGAGTAGTAAGATCCTAGCATTCTTTACGTCATCAAGTTTAAGATCTAGAGATATCCATGGAGGCATCCTTATATATGTGGACTTTTCATCCCAACTATATAATTCGCTTTCTTTAACCTGTAAATTATTCCAGTTTTCATCTCCCTCTAAGATATGCGAATAGACAGCCTTGTAGAACTCAGGATTCATTCCCAGCTTAATGTATTCTGAAATTTCCTTAGTAGTAGGCCATATGTCCCTGAGATATACAGGATTACCATTAGGATCATAATCAATTGGCTCATTGAAGAAATCAATATCTATTCTCCCTGCGAGTGAAAATGCAACCACTAGAACTGGTGAAGCCAGAAATACTCCACTGAGATAGGGATTTATTCTGCCCTCATAATTCCTATTTCCGCTAATTACACCATAAACCTCTAACTTGTTTGATTTAACGTCCTCCTCTATCTTTTTGGGTAGAGGACCAGCATTACCTATACATGTTGTGCATCCAAAACCAACAACATGGAAACCTAGAGCTTCCAGATAAGGTAGCAAGCCAGACTCTTTAAGGTACTCAACAACAACAGGAGAACCAGGAGCCATGCTGGTTTTTACATAGGATTTACTTCTTATGCCGTGCTGAATAGCCTTCTTGGCTAAAATTCCAGCTCCTATCATAACTGTTGGGTTTGACGTGTTAGTACAGCTGGTTATGGCAGTAAGTACTACATCGAGGTCTTTGACTAGAC is from Sulfolobus acidocaldarius DSM 639 and encodes:
- the acnA gene encoding aconitate hydratase AcnA, producing MSQILESNIRYYPIKQLKDRGYDVDSLPYSLKILVENTFRNLDNVKITEEDLDAIASWKTGKEFSFLPTRVVLQDYTGIPLLVDLAAMRDEMSKRGEDPLKINPIVQSDLIIDHSVQVDYYGTASSLLLNKKKEFERNVERYKFLKWAQRSFKNLRVFPPGKGIIHQINLEYLSKVVDVKEFRGQLTAYPEIVIGTDSHTPMTNGLGVLSWGVGGLEAEAVMLGEPYTMAVPEVVGVRLVGEIKEGVTPTDIVLYITEKLRKKGVVGKFVEFFGPSLGNLTVPDRATIANMAPEYGATASYFPIDYQTLNYLAATAREYKLVEKYAKAQGIFYESQPKYSEVVTIDLSEVEPAIAGPKNPDERVPLKDLKKLFQEKKDKKKGSLVKDLDVVLTAITSCTNTSNPTVMIGAGILAKKAIQHGIRSKSYVKTSMAPGSPVVVEYLKESGLLPYLEALGFHVVGFGCTTCIGNAGPLPKKIEEDVKSNKLEVYGVISGNRNYEGRINPYLSGVFLASPVLVVAFSLAGRIDIDFFNEPIDYDPNGNPVYLRDIWPTTKEISEYIKLGMNPEFYKAVYSHILEGDENWNNLQVKESELYSWDEKSTYIRMPPWISLDLKLDDVKNARILLLLGDKITTDHISPAGPIDKDSVAGKYLSELGEQDLNTYGARRGDHEVMLRGGFANSKLKNLLVDVQGGFTKHFPDGKVMSVYEASQQYKKEGVPLVIVAGKQYGSGSSRDWAAKVTALLGVKAVLAESFERIHRSNLVAMGVVPIEIPDWKSLGIKGDEIVNVYLKDLKPKSKVKVEFIKQDGSKVEVQGLARVDTNVELEYIKQGGILKYVFNKLIHESQN